From Nicotiana tabacum cultivar K326 chromosome 15, ASM71507v2, whole genome shotgun sequence, the proteins below share one genomic window:
- the LOC107768467 gene encoding protein NRT1/ PTR FAMILY 7.3-like, with protein sequence MACLELSKEVKLKGEEMDCTKDGTIDLNGKPAIRETSGKWVAGIMILLNQALATLAFFGVGVNLVLFLTRVLKENNADAANSVSKWTGTVYICSLVGAFLSDSYWGRFKTCAIFQVIYVTGLALLALASQLYLLKPKGCGDRTTLCGEHSTMGVGLFYISVYMIALGYGGYQPNIATFGADQFDEQHPRESQSKVAFFSYFYLFMNLGSLFSNTILDYFEDEGMWALGFWASAASAFAALMLFLGGTARYRHFKSSGNPLARFAQVLVAATKKSRLETPENEDDFYQGEDDDDNTTGGRKMLHTHGFKFLDRAAVVTSRELDNQKQGDHNPWHLCPISQVEEVKCILRLLPIWLCTIIYSVVFTQMASLFVEQGDAMKTTIANFRIPAASMSTFDILSVAGVIFLNRRVLNPLVSRFKKCKGDNTGLTELQRMGIGLVIAVMAMLSAGIVECFRLKYASNDCKHCEGSSSLNIFWQVPQYAFIGASEVFMYVGQLEFFNAQAPDGLKSFGSALCMTSISLGNYVSSFLVSIVMKISATDNMPGWIPGNLNKGHLDRFYFLLAGLTLIDLVAYIACAKWYKNIKHSEKIQEHEEVDKCEV encoded by the exons GTGAAGTTGAAAGGGGAAGAAATGGATTGCACTAAGGATGGAACTATTGATCTTAATGGAAAGCCAGCAATCAGAGAAACAAGTGGGAAATGGGTGGCTGGAATTATGATTCTAC TGAATCAAGCTTTAGCAACTCTAGCATTTTTTGGAGTTGGAGTGAATTTGGTGTTGTTCTTGACAAGAgtgctgaaagaaaacaatgcTGATGCTGCTAATAGTGTTAGCAAATGGACTGGCACAGTCTATATATGCTCCCTTGTTGGTGCTTTTCTTAGTGACTCTTACTGGGGAAGATTCAAAACATGTGCCATTTTTCAAGTCATCTATGTAACT GGATTGGCATTACTAGCACTAGCATCACAACTCTACTTGCTCAAACCTAAAGGTTGTGGAGATCGAACGACTCTATGTGGAGAACATTCAACCATGGGAGTTGGTCTATTCTACATCTCTGTCTACATGATTGCACTAGGATATGGAGGTTATCAGCCCAATATTGCTACCTTTGGGGCTGATCAGTTTGACGAGCAGCATCCGAGGGAGTCTCAATCTAAAGTTGCCTTCTTCAGCTATTTCTACTTGTTCATGAATCTCGGATCGCTCTTCTCCAACACCATTTTGGACTACTTTGAAGATGAAGGAATGTGGGCTCTTGGTTTTTGGGCATCTGCAGCATCTGCTTTTGCAGCATTAATGCTCTTTCTTGGAGGCACTGCTAGGTACAGACACTTCAAATCTAGTGGCAACCCTCTTGCCCGGTTTGCTCAAGTTTTAGTTGCAGCAACAAAGAAGAGTAGAttagagacaccagaaaatgaaGATGACTTCTACCAAGGGGAAGACGACGACGACAACACAACTGGTGGTAGAAAAATGCTACACACCCACGGTTTCAA ATTCTTGGACAGAGCAGCTGTGGTGACATCAAGGGAACTTGACAACCAGAAGCAGGGCGATCACAACCCATGGCACCTCTGTCCTATTTCACAAGTTGAGGAGGTTAAATGCATTTTGAGACTGCTGCCAATTTGGCTATGTACCATTATCTACTCTGTAGTTTTCACGCAAATGGCCTCGCTGTTTGTCGAGCAAGGCGATGCCATGAAAACTACAATAGCAAACTTCAGGATTCCAGCAGCAAGCATGTCTACCTTTGACATCCTTAGTGTAGCAGGCGTCATATTTCTAAACCGCAGAGTTCTTAATCCACTAGTCAGTAGGTTTAAGAAGTGCAAGGGTGATAACACCGGGCTAACTGAACTTCAAAGGATGGGTATTGGACTAGTCATAGCAGTAATGGCTATGCTTTCAGCAGGAATTGTGGAGTGCTTCAGGCTAAAGTACGCGAGCAATGACTGCAAACATTGTGAAGGCTCAAGCTCTCTTAATATCTTCTGGCAAGTCCCTCAATATGCTTTTATAGGAGCTTCGGAAGTATTCATGTATGTAGGCCAATTGGAATTCTTCAATGCACAAGCACCCGATGGACTTAAAAGCTTTGGAAGTGCACTATGCATGACATCGATATCATTAGGGAACTACGTGAGTAGCTTCCTTGTGAGCATAGTGATGAAAATATCAGCAACAGACAACATGCCGGGATGGATACCAGGAAACCTTAACAAGGGTCATTTAGACAGATTCTATTTTCTATTAGCTGGTTTGACATTAATAGATTTGGTAGCTTATATTGCATGTGCTAAGTGGTACAAGAATATTAAGCATAGCGAAAAGATTCAGGAACACGAGGAAGTTGACAAGTGTGAAGTCTAA